From the Raphanus sativus cultivar WK10039 unplaced genomic scaffold, ASM80110v3 Scaffold2768, whole genome shotgun sequence genome, one window contains:
- the LOC108842868 gene encoding peptidyl-prolyl cis-trans isomerase CYP21-1: MGREMSFLLQPRCLLLLVALTIFLIFALFNTGKEEEKQVIQDYEITHRVFLDVDIDGQRLGRIVIGLYGTVVPKTVENFRALCTGEKGKTSSGKPLHYKGTPFHRIISGFVIQGGDIIHGDGKGSDSIYGGTFPDENFKIKHSHAGVVAMANTGPDSNGSQFFITTVKASWLEGEHVVFGKVIQGMDNVFAIEGGAGTYSGKPRKKVVIADSGEIPKDKWDEER; this comes from the exons ATGGGAAGAGAGATGTCGTTTTTGTTACAGCCCAGGTGCCTTCTTCTCCTCGTAGCCCTAACGATCTTTCTCATCTTCGCGCTCTTCAACACCGGCAAG GAGGAGGAGAAGCAAGTGATCCAGGATTATGAAATCACACACAGAGTGTTTCTCGATGTTGATATCGACGGCCAACGCTTAG GCAGGATCGTTATTGGATTATATGGCACTGTTGTACCCAAAACTGTTG AAAACTTCAGGGCATTATGCACAG GAGAGAAGGGGAAAACTTCAAGCGGGAAGCCTCTACACTATAAAGGAACACCATTTCATAGAATAATATCTGGATTCGTAATCCAAGGAGGAGACATCATCCATGGTGATGGCAAAGGGAGTGACTCAATCTATGGTGGTACCTTTCCTGACGAAAATTTCAAGATTAAGCATTCACATGCAG GTGTTGTAGCGATGGCTAATACAGGACCTGATTCTAATGGCTCACAGTTCTTTATCACTACTGTCAAGGCTAGCTG GTTGGAAGGGGAGCATGTTGTGTTTGGGAAGGTGATACAAGGAATGGACAATGTGTTCGCCATTGAAGGTGGAGCCGGTACTTACAGTGGCAAACCAAGGAAGAAAGTTGTGATTGCTGATTCTGGAGAGATCCCTAAAGACAAATGGGATGAAGAGAGATGA